gtcacacagagaaatcccagtTTATGGGAAAGTACAATGGACATGCTTGACATTAAATGCTACGGAAATGTAATCTTTTTATTAGCCCAAGAGTTACGCTGGGTGTCTTTGGCTGCCCCTCAGGGTATGTGTCTCATTTTTGTCCACCCTGCTCTGTACTCTAGAAATGTTCCCTTTGAACTACACTTACTCGACTGCTGATTCTGTCTGGCTCATGGGCAACCTTGACAGACAaggtagagggagagagggagagctgtTTTAATTCACCCAATTCCTTTCCGTATCCCTTGACTCAAAAGTCCCAGCTCTGCAAAGATGAAATTCTGCACAGTCTCTCTCTGGAAGTACAGGTGGTTCGGATCCCATTGATACGAACCCGAAAACATCCCCTGCTATAGTTGTTTCCCTATACCTTTCCTCAGATCACCCAAGGCAAATGtaactcccaccccacccacccccaacacacacacaggttggtcttgaattcatcTGTAGCCAAAAAAACAAGACTTTAAACTTCTGGTTCTTCTGCCTTTCGACCTCCAGAGTTCGGGAATTACAGGCCCTCTGTTGTATGCAGTGCTCTGAACCAAACCTAAGGAGTCTTGATGAACATTCTACCAAAGGAGCCCTATTCCCAGCCTGCCATCTGTTTCCTGCTGGACCTAATAAGGCGTAGCCACTAGCTTGCTCTATGACCCTGGGATAGTTTCTTTTTCCAGGCTTCAGCTTCCTGGACTATAAAATGAGTTGAACCACACAGCTCCATATACTACAATTCCCTGCCCCTACTGGGTATTCTCCTCTTTTAAGCCCAGGAAAGAAATGTGCGCAGAGGAATAAAGCTCGCTaataaagaggaggaaggatgggcAGGCTCCTCCTTTTCCTGCAGTGCATCTTCCCTTAACTCCCTCCCCAGGGCATTCCTCTTCTCAGGCTGGAAAGACCAGATGCCAGCCAGACAGTGGTAACGCACaacttgatcccagcactcaggaggcagaggcaggcagatctctgagttcaaggccagcctggtctacggagtgagttccaggacatccagggctacacagagaagccttgtcagATACCAAATAACCCCACTCCAAAGCAACAACCAAGAAGCCCAGGACTTTAGCGTGCACTCATTCCTTTCTGACCACAAAGGCCCTACCTTGGCTTTTAACATAACCAAGGAAGCCAAGGATCGAAGCAGTGTCTGCTCTCCACAGACCTGCACAGGGAAGCTACGCTTGTCTCTGCTGGGAAATGCTGGGGAAACCCCTGTCTTGTCGAGCAAATGACCTTCCACTGAACCCTGCTGAAAGACTCTGAATTCAGATCTCTGTCACTGGACTTGTTCCATGCAGAGTCTACTAACCTTATTTTCTGATGGGAGGTTTGTAGAGGAGGGTGTTCGGAGCAGAATCCTGGGTCTCACATGTGTTAATCAAGTGCTCTCTACCTACTCCGAGGctatgatgtttttgttttgtttcttgtttatcTACTTACTGATTGTGAAACAGGTTCTCTATGTAGTccagctgtcttggaattcacgaTGCAAActacgctggcctcaaactcagagatctgcctgattctgccttctcgATCTTTCCTGCTGCGACTAAAGTTCTTGGGCTACCACAGCCAGCGCTGCTTTCTTGAGGAAACGGCTACAGAATCTCCTAAGTCCTTTCAGCTCCTAAAATTGGTGATGTGGGGGAAGAATAGCCCAAATAATCCATTCTAATCACAGTATTTCCGCTGGTATCTTATAGCTGCTGTTTTCATCAGTCCCACCCTGAGTAGTGTCCCCTCATCCTGAAGTGGAGGGAAATCCTGGGATCATCTCCTAAAACCCTCACTTCCTGTTTAACCTGGGGGCTGGCCCTGGAGAAAATATCCCTCTAAAAAACAGCAAGCACCAAATTGTCTGTTGTTCTTTCCACAACAGGTTACTCTGCAGGTATCTTTATCTCTCGGCGAGGCCTCATATCTCCGCGACACAAGCCTTCTGGACGCACTGTCATGTCCTCTGAGTAACTCAGCCGCCTTCGGGCTCTTCGGTGTCCTCTTGGAAGCACCAGGTGCGTTGGCCTCTTCAGCCTCAGGGGTAGGTCCTTGAGGTGCAGGGCGGCTGGCGCTGAGGTGATGGAGTGCATCTATCTTTCGCCCCGCTAGATCTCAGACACGAGAACAAGCTCGGACACCGGGAGTGGAAGGGACCTGAAAGCTCCAAGTCATCTTGCTCCCCAGTCACCGCCCACCCGGGACCTGGTGCAGCCTCCAGGAAGAGCCGCTACCCGCTTCCGAGTCTGCGCATGCGCCTGAGCCAGCACAGGAAGCGTCCAGAGTCCGCCGCAAGGGGGCAAGCGGGAGTACTGCGGTCGTGCGCGTGCACAGCAAGCTCTGCCGCCTTGTGAGGCCGGCTGTCTTTTGGCAGGGCCGAGTGGCTGCAGTGTAGGTGGTGACCCCCCACCTCAGGAAGACCTATTTGTGTGAAAGAAGCGTACCTTGAGAGACTGGCCAAGACCAGTCGGGAGCCCCACTTCCCCCACTGTCGGAACCCTGGTTCAGAACTGGCCCCCTTTCTTCACAAAGCTCAGGAGGCAACTTGGGGAAGGAGGCAAGGGCAGGTACAGCCTGCATTTCCCGGCAGTCTTAAGAAGAGGAACCTGATGTGGCCACAGCGAGGATCCCGGCTGCCACCCGAGCGTTCCCTGCCCTGGGGAGGTCGAGGGCCAACGGTAGTCCTGTGTCCTCACAGGCTGCAGGAGAATCAGAACATCTTACCCTTGTCCTCGCAAACACTGCCACCTCTTAACTGACTTCCCGAGATGGGATGTCCTAAATGTCACAAGGAATCAGAAAAGAGACATGGACTATGTGGGTTAGAGGTTTACTGGGGCTGCCACACAGGGCCATGCTGACGGACGGAGTTTCTCCTTCATGTTCCCAGCTCTGAGGAGTGGGAAGATAGAGCCCAGCACATCCACCCAGCAGATCCACGAGCAGGCAGTGCAGCTGCTGGCTGGTTTTCCAGTTCTGCATGCTGTTTTCCACTCAGCAACTGAGGTAGCCTAGACCCCTCATCTTGATTCTGTCCTTGATTCCTGTCGTCTTTGCCACACAAGGACTCACCTGTGAGTGTAATCCCTCATCTCCCCACATCTCTCTCCCTCATTGCTGACCTGCCAATCCTGTCCAGCCTTCAAAGAGTAGCTACAATTGCACTATCTCAAGCTCGATCACCCTTTCTGGTGTTCTGGCCATCTCTGAAGAATCCTGATTATACTACTGTTCAAACATTTAACAGTTTCAATTCATTGATTCTTCACaaatgagaagaaggaaaagcatttgaaaattaaGACAGGAAAACTACTTTAATCCAGGTGTCCCAGCCCAGCCTGATAACATAGCAAGGCCTCATCTTGAAACAAACAGGTAAGAAAATCTTGGGTCAGACTTTGTGTCCTGATAAAGCGATTTGGAAAATGTCGTCTTATTCATGAAGAGTTCCCTAATCACTGCCCCTCCTGTGCCTCTGATCCCCCACTAGGTAGCCACTTCCCCAGGACAGAAATTATACCTTATAATTCTGAAAAACTTCCAGATTGTTTGAAATAGTGCTGAGAAAATTACTAGCACTAAAATAAGTGGAAATATAACAAATGTTTTCATGCTCCAAAAATCCATcatctgttttggttttgcttatggtatgtttgtttttgaaagtctCGAACTATAATTTCCTGGATGCTGGGCTTCTGGGCAcaaaccatcacacccagctcaaAATCAACTTTATTAGTATTTGAAAAATATACACTGTATTCCACGGGTTTGGGATCCAGGTCAGCACAAATCAGTGTTGATAAGGCAATAATAGAGTTGaacctggtggcacacacctataatcccaccacttgggaagctgaggcaggaggacctcgagtttgaggacagactaggctacataacaagttcaaggtcagcctgggctacacagtgagattctgtctcaaaaagatccttttctttctttccttgtgtgtgtgtgtttgtgtatgtcttgttttgtcttgtttttgttttgagtcagggtctctctgtgtaacagcactggctgttctggaactcaaatagctctggctatcctagcctcgaactcacagagatccgactgcctctctgtctcccaagtgctgtggctaaaggcatgggctaccacacccagctctttttCTAATAAATgtttcttgatttctgtttccttgttctctcctgttctgtttttttgtttttattttaccttatcaTTTTTTAGGTGCTTGTCTGTTTCTAATGAGATAGAGCAATGAAAGGGTGTgtatttgggtgggtggggaagatctaggaagagttgggggaggggaactgTCATcaatacattgtataaaaatctgttttcagtaataatttaaaagaagtaaagaatatAGTTGGTATGTCAAGCTGGTTCAGCCAGTAGGGATATCTGTATGCTGGCCTGCTACCCTGAGTCAGTCCTTGGAACCCAGATGGTGGGAGAAAAGAACAGACTCTCAAAACttttcctctgactgccacatgcatgcatgaacatgcatatacatacacacatgcatacacacatacacacacacaccaaataaataaataaataaatttaaaaataaaaagacttaaaGTACTGAATGAGCACTCAAAGACTCAAGCAAATCTTCTCAGAAAGTTGCATtactggccgggtggtggtggcgcacgcctttaatccccgcactcgggaggcagaggcaggtggatctctgtgagtttgaaaccagcctggtccacaagagctagttccagaacaggaaccagagaaaccctgtctcaaaaaatccaaaaaaaaaaaaaaagaagaagaagaagaaagtcgGCGTTACATAACGTGGCCCTGAGCAAATAACCTAGCCTGCCCATGCAGGGAACTGGGTACTGGGTGGCATTCCAGCTCTCCCATGTCCACATGCCTCCACCCTGGCCACTCTGACTGTCAGTCTCATCAGTAGAATGACTGATGTTAGCAATAGTGGCTGAGGTTTGCTGAGCACTGTCTGTGAGTTGTCATATGTCAAGTCCAGCACATTGCTTGTACTGAGCCGTTCACTCCCTACCACAACCCCATAAGGGAGGAACTGTCTCCATTTTATGAGTAAGGGAACTAAAATACACTTTAGTCATTTGCCCAAGGCCACCTTGTAGCAAGCCCGGGGTCAATTCCAGGCACTGGGACTCTGGAGTGTTCTGAACTCTCCGTGTTCTGAACTCCGCTAGCAGCGACCTCACTACAGGGTTGTGAGGATTAAATTAAACAGTGCACAGAAAGACGAGGCATAGCCCCAGCACAGATAGTGTGATTAGCCCGCCTTTGTTAGACGTGAGGGTGCTTTGCCCATAGGGCTGAAGCCCAGTTCCTGGCACAAAGGAAATACTCTAGAAACATCCTTTTCCTAGTCATCAGTCCTCACTTTGGATTCTCTACACATTGTAGGTAAACAACCCACGTCCCAGAGTTCAAGCAGGTGTGGAAAAGTTCCTTTGTGCTTGAGAGTTTATCCTTAGGACAGGAGGTGGGCACAACCTGCTGGACACAACTTTCCTGTATACAGTGCCAGCCACTAGGCAATTTATTTTTCAGTTGCCTCCTCCTTATTGCCTTTATAATCTTCTAGAGAACAATTTCTTTGTATTAGGAAAGCCCAAGCTTCATGTCACCGAGGGGGAATTGGCATCAAGTACTGTCAGTTCCTATGAGGTTTCTAAGGCTAAGACACTCCTGCAAAGCCAGGGGCTGACAGGGTGCTGTCCCTTGAATGCCTCTTCCTGGGTGAACCATCAAggttcatgcacacatgcacgttcacacacacacacacacacacacacacacacacacacacacgagtcaccTTCTCCTCCAGCATCTCTTTATTCATTCCAGTAGCATAAAAGTGAAGTGTTTCCAACACTGTCCTGGATACTTGGGTGTCTTTTGGCCACAAAAGCACACATCTCCACCTGTCCTCTACTCCCTCAGATTTCACGTGAATGTTTTTATGTCCCTGATATATGTAAGCGCACGTTAGAAAACATCTGCATGTGTCCTTACAAATACTCTTTCCATCCCATCCCTCACTTTTCCTGGCTGTGTTTTGAATGGCCTTTGGTTCtgccttctctgctttctgtttctttctcaacTCCCATATAATGGCAACACTGAGCTGTGGAACAGCAAAATGTGAGGCAGAACATGTATTTCTACTTGCCCTCCCTTTTCCAGGGCAAAGCTCGTATTTCTGGCCTAGGCAAGAAAGGATCCAGGCTGCAGCGGGTGAgcaggtcaggggtcagggtgcTCCGGCTGCAGCAGGTGAGCAGGTCAGGATGCTCCGGCTGCAGCTGGTGAGCAGGTCAGGATGCTCAGGCTGCAGCGGGTGAGCAGGTCGGGTGGTCGGGCTGCAGCAGGTGAgcaggtcaggggtcagggtgcTCCGGCTGCAGCGGGTGAGCAGGTCAGGATGCTCCGGCTGCAGCGGGTGAGCAGGTCAGGGTGCTCAGGCTGCAGCGGGTGAGCAGGTCAGGATGCTCAGGCTGCAGCGGGTGAGCAGGTCAGGGTGCTCAGGCTGCAGCGGGTGAGCAGGTCAGGGTGCTCAGGCTGCAGCGGGTGAGCAGGTCAGGGTGCTCAGGCTGCAGCGGGTGAGCAGGTCAGGATGCTCAGGCTGCAGCGGGTGAGCAGGTCAGGATGCTCAGGCTGCAGCGGGTGAGCAGGTCGGGTGGTTGGGCTGCAGCAGGTGAgcaggtcaggggtcagggtgcTCCGGCTGCAGCGGGTGAGCAGGTCAGGGTGCTCAGGCTGCAGCGGGTGAGCAGGTCAGGGTGGTCGGGCTGCAGCGGGTGAGCAGGTCAGGGTGCTCACTTGTTCAAAGATGTCCAAGATCACATGAGGATGGGAGAATATGGCCCACTTTCTAGCCCGAGGATTAACCCCTCCTAAGCCAGAGAACCCAGAAACATTGGCCTTGGCCACTGACTGGCACCTTTCCTGGCATAACTATGGGTGTGGCCTAGGTTTGTGGCCCTGATCTCCCTTTTGGATTCTTTCCAACCTTCCACCTCTTCCCCAGGGCCCCCATCTTTCCCTTTCAAGCTCGCCTTACACCATGGCATGAAACCTCCTGGGAGGACCCCAGAGCAGAACGCTTCCAAATTAAAGGAACTCTGATCTGATCAGGACACCGAAAACAGTGAAATATGGGGTGATTACTGGCTCAGGAAGTTGGGACATGTTCAAaatacacatgtccacacacgtAGAGGGATGGCCAATTTCTGGGAGAGCTAGAGGAAGGCGGCCACCCTTACCATTCTGACAGGCCGTACTCCATCACGGCTGTAGAGATCATGAGGTAGCTGTCAGGTAGAGGAAATGCACCCTACTGCTATACACTATCTGAGCTGCTCGGTGAAGGACCTGAGGATGGAAACTTCCAGTGATCCCTTTTCAAATGGGACACTACTCTGGGTGTCAGAAATAATGAAGTGAGGTGCTGCAGAGGGGAAGGTTCTTTGTGTTTCCTACCATACAGCAGTGGGCTTTGACGTCTTCACTGCCTGCTGTGAATGAGTTATCTTCCGCACCAGGAGGCTTGGTGCTAGAGAAACCACCAAAAGAGGTACcagcacacatgcaaaacaaGGGCAGACGTTTACAAATTTCCAAGCTATCCCCCAGAAACTTGAAAATGAGTCTACTCTGCTGGGTAAAAGGAAGCTAAGAGATTCACCTGGCTGGACACAATTGAGAGGGACAAGGTGTTGAAGAGAGATTGGAACTTTATTGAGACGCCCTCCCTGACGAAGCCAGGatggaaagaagacaggaaaggtcagccactgtcccagcacctacacggatATTCCACTCAGAATCTCCCCCTGGAGTCAGAATCCTGCTCAGAACCCATCTCTGCAGAGCTGGGCAAAGATGGGTGCTAACCCCTGTGCTGGCTTGTCAGCAGCCCGTGGGCAGGAGAGGAAAGTGAATTGGGTGGGCGCGGGCAGTGAGGAGAGGAGCaaaatggagacagagaagaaaaagatggagGAAAACCCAGAAGGACAGTGACCCTGATAaagtgcccctcccccaacaccaaTACTGGATGACTGTGTTTGCCTCGGCTCACCTGCTCCCCACCAAGCATGCAGGCCCTGACAGCTAGGACAGCTCCCCGACTGCACTGAGGGAAAGCAGAGTTGCTACACAAAGCCCTCAGGCATGAGCAGCATGAAGGGGAAAGGTGGGAGGGACAGTCTCTCCAGAGAATAAGTACTGGAGAGATGAGAGGAGCTTTGGGCTTGATGCGTATTTTAACGGGAAAAGGTAGACTGCAGCTCATCTGCCCGAGCTACTAGGCTCCATGCATGACCCTATGGAAGGAACAGTGTCCTGGCAGCTTTGGGGCGTGTGACTTGTGGGAAGCCAAGGCAgcagctcccctccctcccagccGGCACCAGACTAAGTGCTCAAAGACATGAACTCCTAAACTGAagttctctatgtagccctaccGCGTACCCATCTGCTTCTACTCCCTACCTGATCCTCAGAAGGAACAGCTCTGGCTCAACCTTCCTTCTGCTCCAGATGACTCACTGGTACTGGTGGATCCCAACCCATGCCTCAAAATCAAGGCAAAAGCAAAGACAGCTtgctcccaaaaaaaaaaaacaaaacaaaaaacaaaaaaaaaaaacccagccagcTGTGCTCAAAGGAAGCCCTCAAGACAGTCTGACCTTCACCTGACCTGCTCTATCCAAAAGCTCTTCATCCTCCCAAGGCTTCATGCCCCCATGCGCTCCAAGGTGGCAGCGTATTCTGCCATGCACGACTCTCAGGAGTCCTCTCTCTGTGCCCTCGAGTCTGTCATTGTCCTAGCTCTCTCTTGTACAGTggacacacaaatgcacactcaCTGGTATGTGACGGTCCTGACTGCACTCAGTGGACATCTGCAGAAGTTCAGGTTGGATCTGAACCTCAGGCCTTGTCTGCCACCAATGccatggggctggggctggggctggttcTGAGTCTAGGGAATTTCTCTCAAAGGGAAATATTGGTGCATCAGGgaatggagaaggggaaggagaagccaCACTTCTGGGAACCAGAGGAGACATGTCCTCTGTCAAGTGCTCCCACAAAGAAGTTGTAGAAACAGTTTTCCCTGAAACTTGGGAGAGGGAACTGTCCAGAGAAACCTCCAAGGACCAGGAAGGAGCAAGGTCCCCATGTCCTTTCTGAAATCAACACCTTTGTGATCTGAGTTTTCCAAGACATGCAACAGACAAAGACACACTGCAAACCAACTAAGCCCTGAGCCCTTCCAGTACATTCATGTAAGTCACTTCCAGGAGGAAGAGTACTTGAGTTCGTCACTCAGTCACCCTCGTTCTGGGGCCAACTGAGCTGAGCTCTCCAACTGAGACATCAATGAAATGATACCTGGAGAGGCCGGCCAACACTAATCTGAAAGCTTTTAGTGTCCTGGATGCCCTACCCAttgggaagacaggaagaagatTCCAAAGCTGGGTTCCAAGTTCATGAAGACCAGACTCAAGAGACTGTCCACTGCTGGAAATCCACCCAAACTTAGGAGGGAGCTGAGGAGAGATAGGGAACGGACAAAAGATTTGTGTGAAAGGAGTTGACACTGACCTGAGAACCCTCTATTGCTTGGGAAACTTCAACTGAGTTTAGCTTATTTGACCCTCATTATCTTAGTATTCATTAGGAGTTAGCTGCTCTCTGTCCCTCCAAGACATGACCCAGGAAAAACAAGGGAAGCCTGACTAGCCTGTGTCAGGCCTTCTAACTGAAGCAATAAGACAAGCAGACTATAATTCACAGTTTCCACTCTCCTCCCTTGTTCCTTCCCTGATTCACCAGCCTCAATGAACTCCCAAATCTCCAATTCAGACTGATTGTCACCAGTATGGCTCAAAGGGCTAAAAACCGGGACTTCTCAGACGATTAGGACACAAGCTCATTCACCCATGGGGCCCCGAGAATGGCTGAACATGACCTAGTGCTTCTTATAGCGATTCTTTGGGGCCTCACCGCAACCTGTTTTGTCACAGTTAGAAGCACCTGGGTTCTTCCCAAGCCCCAAGCTCCCCAGAAGGCCAGGGAGCTCCTGGGTGATGGCCCGTTCAATCTTCTCCAGGAAGCAACCCCCCATGTAAGAGCACTGCTGAGAGAGGAGTTTGAAATTGGAAATGGGGTTGATGCCAAAGAAGTCCTTGTAGGCCTCACGGTTGGGAAGGTCAAACTTGCTGACGTTGGTCTTTGCCAGGATGGTCTTGAAAATGTAGAATTTATCAGGATCTTCCACAATGTCCTTAAAAACCAGTTCCCCATCACTGAAGAAGGTCATTTTGTCCTTGTAAGTCTGTAGATAGCGGTCAACTAGAAGGGCGTGGATGCGGACACGGATGGCATGCTGGCGAATAAAAGCAATCTTGTTCTCTAACCTGTTCTCAATCACCTGGTTCAGGTCTTCCAGCAGAGAGATCTCCTCTTTGAGGAACAGCTCCCGGTGGGTGTCGGGCTTATAGTCCTGTGGCCAGAAGGAGCTGACATAAACCCGTGGAGGCTCTGTGACGTTGATGAGTGGGGCCAGGCTCCAGAAGAGAGCTCCGTACACCCGCATGAGCATTTGTGTGGCCAGGTTGTCGGCCTTGTTCAGAATGATCCTTATCTGGGACTCCCGTCCCTTCAGCTGGCGGAAGAGTGTCTCCAGCTCCAGGCCCACGTCCAGCTTGGTGGGATCAAAGACAACAAAGATGAGGTCGGCTCTGTCGATGAACCACTGACACACGTCGTTGAAGGGGTAGCCTTGGAGGACAGGAATGAGAAGTCAACCTAAGTGGGACACACAAAGCCCTTTGCACCTCCCTGAGCAGAGTCAAGCACTGGCAATCTCCTGGATTTCTAGAGACCAGTGAGTATTGTCTCGTGCTTTTTGTCAACCTTTAATCAAGAGCAGTCTGACCCATGCTTTAAAATACAGTGGCTCTGAATCCCTGGTGAAGTGAAGTATTTGTCCAAAGTGGAGCTTTTTAATGCAGTGTGTGGTAGTGCACTCCTGCAATCCCATCattctgagaagcagaggcaggaggatcttcagttcaaggccaggctgagacactgtttcaaaaacaaaagcagcaacaaaaagaaaaatacagagctagagagatgtctcattggttaagagtactggctgccctttctgaggacccaggttctgtcaCTAGCACCCACACGCCactcactactgtctgtaacttGAGTCTCAGAGGAGccaacttcctcttctggcctccgtgggtaccaggcatgcgtATGGtccagacatacatacaggtaaaacacccatacacataagacaattgttttattttatttttggtaatggttttttgagacagagtttttctgtatagccctggctgtcctggaactcatactgtagacaaggctggccttgaactcagagatttgcctgcctctgcctcctgaaggctgagattaaaggtgtgctccaccatcgTCCagctaaaaagtaataaaaattttaaaagaaaaaagcaagtggTTTTCCAAATGTCGAAAAGGATCTAGGACAATGGCAAAGATGTTGAAAGAACTATCCAGAAGTCAGAAGGAAAGGGGATGTGTGACTTCAGGAGAAAAAATGTGGGTTGAGGGTTGAGTGTCTGCCTTAGACCTGGGCTAGTGACCGACCAGCTGGATGCTCACTGCTCTTAAATTCTAGGTCATAAgctataaaaattacaaaaagaacAGTAATACTAAAGCTAACTTAAAGACTACCGTGttaggctggatgtggtggcacatgcatttagtcccagcactcaggaggcagaagcaagaggatctctgtaaggccagcctggttgtcatagcaagctccagaacagccagagctgtctcaaaaacaaataaaaataataagggaGACAGACAGGATGGAAAAACTACTGTGCTTCAGACAGGAAAGACGCAGCTTAAATCTGCAGCCACACAGGGGTTCGCTCTATAGTAATTCTTCTTACCGGCTGTGTTCTTATTTACAAAACAAGACGACAAGGAACACCACTGCGGTGGctcttcttggttgtcaacttgactacatagGGAATGAACTAAAACCTGAGTGGCTGGATTCACCTGTGAGGGACTTTTCTTAATTGCAtcatttgaggtaggaagacccacttttaatctgATCTTTTGAGATGGGAATAGCCACCTCTAATctgaccacaccttctgctggtaGCCTATAAAAAGGACACGGAAGAAGTAAgctttctctctttgcctgcttgccctccaGTTCACTGCCAAGTTCAtgccttcactggcattagagccaaCTTCTTCAGGAGTCCAGCggtactgaagaccagctgagacattcagCCTAGCAGACTGaaaaactactggattcttggatttTCTGTTAGTAGACAACAGTTACTTATAATCCATTCTAATAAATTTCCTTTATATCTATatgtagagatagatagagagcaATATGACATATCTATCGTATATAGAGgtgagagatgatagatagatagatagatagatagatagatagatagatagatagatagatagatagattattagattcattctgtaagttctgtttcTCCAAAGAACCATGACTAATACAAAGAGTTTcaaaaacactgatttttttttaaccaataaaataatGTATAGAGCTAAGTGAAGTG
The Microtus pennsylvanicus isolate mMicPen1 chromosome 11, mMicPen1.hap1, whole genome shotgun sequence genome window above contains:
- the Srl gene encoding sarcalumenin isoform X2, which gives rise to MRALLLLCCCVASLLLSGQAEETEDVSEEAPMRDRSHIEKTLMLNEDKPADDYTAVLQRLRKIYHTSIKPLEQSYKYNELRQHEITDGEITSKPMVLFLGPWSVGKSTMINYLLGLEETRYQLYTGAEPTTSEFTVLMHGPKLKTIEGIVMAADSARSFSPLEKFGQNFLEKLIGIEVPHKLLERVTFVDTPGIIENRKQQERGYPFNDVCQWFIDRADLIFVVFDPTKLDVGLELETLFRQLKGRESQIRIILNKADNLATQMLMRVYGALFWSLAPLINVTEPPRVYVSSFWPQDYKPDTHRELFLKEEISLLEDLNQVIENRLENKIAFIRQHAIRVRIHALLVDRYLQTYKDKMTFFSDGELVFKDIVEDPDKFYIFKTILAKTNVSKFDLPNREAYKDFFGINPISNFKLLSQQCSYMGGCFLEKIERAITQELPGLLGSLGLGKNPGASNCDKTGCGEAPKNRYKKH